Proteins from one Aspergillus nidulans FGSC A4 chromosome VIII genomic window:
- the alg3 gene encoding dolichyl-P-Man:Man(5)GlcNAc(2)-PP-dolichol alpha-1,3-mannosyltransferase (transcript_id=CADANIAT00002645): MALTDLVSGLCSNPKHTKWIAPILNIADGLLCAFIIWKVPYTEIDWTTYMQQVKLYLSGERDYTLIKGSTGPLVYPAAHVYSYSLFHHLTDEGRDIVFGQIIFAFLYLICLTVVMACYRRVGAPPYLFPLLVLSKRLHSVYMLRLFNDGLAALAMWGSIWLFINRKWTPAVVLWSLGLGVKMTLILLVPAVMVVLALSLDIGRCIRLAGLALGIQILLAIPFLKTNPSGYFERAFEFGRQFMFKWTVNWRFVGEDIFLSKGFWAGLIVLHLLILVVLGFTCFLNPSGTSLPDFAGRFLTGQHRGIALHPSFIMSALLTSLSVGLLCARSLHYQFFAYLSWATPFLLWQAGYHPILVYALWLVQEWAWNVYPSTNLSSAAVVLLLGAQVLGVLVNRDRAFPSSPPTPKAKQHVQ, encoded by the exons ATGGCATTGACAGACCTTGTGAGCGGTCTGTGCTCAAATCCAAAGCACACGAAATGGATTGCCCCCATTCTCAACATCGCCGATGGGCTTCTGTGCGCCTTCATTATATGGAAAGTCCCCT ATACCGAAATTGATTGGACAACGTACATGCAACAGGTCAAACTGTATCTTTCCGGAGAACGCGACTACACTCTAATCAAGGGTTCTACCGGCCCGCTTGTCTACCCAGCCGCGCACGTCTACAGCTACTCGCTCTTCCACCATCTAACCGACGAAGGAAGGGACATTGTCTTTGGCCAAATCATATTCGCATTCCTATACCTGATATGTCTTACGGTTGTCATGGCGTGCTATAGGCGAGTCGGAGCTCCGCCATACTTGTTTCCTCTATTGGTTTTATCCAAACGTTTGCATAGCGTTTACATGCTACGGCTTTTTAACGAtgggcttgcggcgctggctATGTGGGGCTCTATTTGGCTCTTCATAAACCGGAAATGGACTCCCGCGGTTGTGCTTTGGTCGCTTGGGCTAGGTGTTAAGATGACCTTGATTCTGCTGGTTCCCGCGGTTATGGTGGTGCTCGCGTTGAGCTTGGATATTGGACGATGTATTAGGCTGGCTGGGTTGGCTTTGGGCATTCAG ATTCTCCTTGCGATACCGTTCCTGAAGACGAACCCCAGTGGCTATTTTGAGCGCGCGTTCGAATTTGGAAGGCAATTTATGTTTAAGTGGACGGTGAATTGGAGGTTTGTGGGGGAGGatatctttctctccaaagGCTTTTGGGCGGGCCTGATAGTTCTGCATTTGCTCATTTTGGTTGTGTTGGGTTTCACCTGCTTTCTGAACCCATCTGGTACTAGCTTGCCAGATTTCGCGGGCAGATTCTTGACTGGACAACACCGCGGGATAGCACTTCATCCGTCTTTTATTATGTCCGCACTATTGACATCCCTGTCCGTTGGCTTGCTGTGCGCAAGGTCGTTACATTACCAATTCTTCGCCTATCTTTCTTGGGCGactcctttcctcctctggCAGGCTGGATACCACCCAATTCTTGTGTATGCACTGTGGCTGGTGCAGGAGTGGGCCTGGAATGTTTATCCAAGCACCAACCTAAGCTCGGCCGCCGTTGTTCTCTTGCTTGGCGCCCAGGTGTTAGGCGTCCTTGTAAACAGAGACCGCGCATTCCCCAGCtcccctccaacaccaaaagcaaagcaaCACGTTCAGTGA
- a CDS encoding uncharacterized protein (transcript_id=CADANIAT00002646), producing the protein MSDLDRAIAQLRACRLIPEAQVRELCYKARELLIEEGNVVCVDAPVTICGDIHGQFHDLMELFRVGGDVPDTNYLFMGDFVDRGFYSLESFLLLLCLKVRYPDRITLIRGNHESRQITTVYGFYDECIRKYGSANVWRYCCEVFDYLALGALVLGATEPAPSSACTVAFPPSSIQSTKSALLTANKKFPTKAPCVTSSGPTQTRLMAGALVPAAQAFSSAPTSSSSSTTRTTCLSLRALTSSSWRGTRRCLTVGSSPFGPHRTTAIVAGIYRVFEAAAQDTRGMPAKKPVADYFLVSPFPVPLYFLNPSEWLADQSPFIVIPTTIPRPLLPLSRANISAYSLHTSLYMPLSLPSLEFLYGSFPPQIFSV; encoded by the exons ATGAGTGATCTGGATAG GGCGATCGCCCAACTTCGCGCCTGTCGCTTAATCCCCGAGGCCCAAGTCCGCGAACTCTGTTACAAAGCGCGAGAACTCCTGATAGAAGAAGGGAATGTTGTTTGCGTTGATGCGCCAGTTACGATATGCGGGGATATTCATGGTCAGTTTCACGATTTGATGGAGCTCTTCCGTGTTGGCGGAGACGTTCCAGACACCAACTACCTATTCATGGGCGACTTCGTCGATCGGGGATTCTACTCGTTGGAatcgtttcttcttcttctctgtctgAAAGTCCGCTATCCAGACCGCATCACGTTGATTCGCGGCAACCACGAGTCCCGACAGATCACGACAGTGTACGGGTTTTATGACGAGTGCATCCGCAAGTACGGAAGTGCCAATGTTTGGAGGTACTGCTGTGAGGTGTTTGACTATCTAGCACTCGGGGCTTTAGTCCTTGGAGCCA CCGAACCGGCGCCGTCCTCTGCGTGCACGGTGGCCTTTCCCCCCTCATCGATACAGTCGACAAAATCCGCCTTATTGACCGCAAACAAGAAGTTCCCCACGAAGGCGCCATGTGTGACCTCCTCTGGTCCGACCCAGACGAGATTGATGGCTGGGGCCTTAGTCCCCGCGGCGCAGGCTTTCTCTTCGGCGCCGACAtcgtcaagcagttcaaCTACAAGAACGACCTGTCTCTCATTGCGCGCGCTCACCAGCTCGTCATGGAGGGGTACAAGGAGATGTTTGACGGTGGGATCGTCACCGTTTGGTCCGCACCGAACTACTGCTATCGTTGCGGGAAT ATATAGGGTCTTTGAAGCCGCTGCGCAGGATACAAGGGGTATGCCTGCGAAGAAGCCAGTTGCTGATTATTTCTTGGTGAGCccttttcctgttcctctTTACTTCCTAAACCCTAGTGAATGGCTTGCTGACCAGTCTCCATTCATAGTGATACCAACCACCATACCCCgccccctccttcctctctccagAGCCAACATCTCAGCCTACTCTCTTCACACATCACTATATATGCCCTtatctcttccatctctcgAATTCCTCTACGGCTCTTTTCCCCCTCAAATCTTCTCCGTCTAA
- a CDS encoding nitronate monooxygenase (transcript_id=CADANIAT00002647) produces the protein MRLSLFPLSANPKKDLNGSNGPSGDSKPGPSSRNVRGVLPKLAAAVSNAGGLGVIGGGTYTLDQLRKALEELKGYLVDKNSLFGVDLLIPQVGGNARKSKSTTLMPDGLIEIIIESGAKLFVCAVGIPPARVVKRLHEGDLLCSRGGEGGGHTGDIPTVILIPAVEKVIGNQKTGGLFNGQSLAAALMLGASAVWIGTRFILCDEAGSSSSHQQAVQEAGHGDIIRTTVFTGRPLHARATPYLRRWEENRREEKLQLQSQGLIPMDQERKAKPHDEEELDNEHPVLMGKVAAMVTEKLPASQIVQEMVNEAAHLSMQGGAWSSCRI, from the exons ATGCGCTTGTCATTGTTTCCTCTATCCGCTAACCCCAA AAAAGATCTCAACGGCAGCAACGGACCTTCTGGGGATTCGAAACCCGGTCCTTCTAGCCGGAATGTTCGCGGTGTCCTCCCCAAGCTGGCTGCAGCAGTGTCCAATGCTGGGGGTCTGGGAGTCATTGGAGGCGGCACTTACACGCTAGACCAGCTGCGCAAGGcgttggaagagctgaaagGCTATTTGGTAGACAAAAACAGCCTGTTTGGCGTTGATCTGCTCATACCTCAGGTGGGCGGTAATGCGCGAAAGTCAAAGTCCACAACCCTAATG CCCGATGGGCTGATTGAGATCATCATCGAGAGTGGCGCCAAACTGTTCGTGTGCGCCGTGGGTATTCCTCCTGCCCGGGTCGTCAAGCGATTGCATGAAGGTG ACTTGCTCTGCTCccggggaggagaaggcggcgGGCATACGGGGGATATTCCCACAGTCATTCTGATCCCTGCTGTCGAAAAAGTAATCGGTAACCAGAAGA CTGGGGGCCTCTTCAACGGACAGTCTCTGGCGGCGGCCCTCATGCTGGGGGCGAGTGCAGTCTGGATAGGGACCCGATTTATTCTCTGCGATGAGGCTGGGTCGTCTTCCTCGCACCAGCAAGCCGTTCAAGAAGCTGGCCATGGCGATATCATTCGTACAACGGTCTTCACGGGACGGCCACTGCATGCCAGAGCAACGCCGTATCTCCGTCGCTGGGAAGAAAACCGGCGAGAGGAAAAGCTGCAGCTACAGTCTCAAGGCCTCATTCCTATGGACCAGGAACGCAAGGCAAAGCCAcacgacgaagaagagctggacaacGAGCACCCCGTGCTCATGGGCAAAGTCGCAGCCATGGTAACGGAGAAGTTACCAGCAAGCCAGATTGTCCAGGAGATGGTGAACGAGGCAGCGCACTTGTCGATGCAGGGCGGCGCCTGGTCCAGCTGTAGAATCTAG